One stretch of Estrella lausannensis DNA includes these proteins:
- a CDS encoding LptF/LptG family permease, whose amino-acid sequence MTLFLKKWQRYFALEFFKTFSFVLLIIFLLYTLIDFSSRKASFQSHGMHFSVADIAIYYVLSFFKEIGVLLPFSALISTLRTVSSLSKNRELIALLAGGISLQQLMRPFLMIGIFLSLLLTLNQEFFYPRAVKELRLIEAKKKLVSKKRKEPAGAVKSVQLQDGSTLLYSSFDPEEGSLGDVYWIRSIDDIYRIQTLKMRGSVISGLQVEHFVRKEGKLLLSSQEREEKFASMEIPDNFILDTFIEKEELPLSDLLSVAPSPFQCTSDKECALMTTLLHRLILPWIALFAVLAPLPFLIRHTRSQPMFLLFGFSIFFLVFTFLLFEAASILGRRQALTPVEAIVVPFGILLSLILYRHFSLR is encoded by the coding sequence ATGACCCTTTTTTTGAAGAAGTGGCAGCGCTATTTTGCTTTGGAGTTTTTTAAAACCTTCTCATTCGTTTTACTCATCATTTTCCTACTCTACACCCTGATCGACTTCTCAAGCAGAAAAGCCTCCTTCCAGTCACACGGCATGCACTTTTCTGTCGCCGATATTGCAATCTACTATGTTCTCTCCTTTTTTAAAGAAATTGGAGTACTGCTGCCCTTCTCCGCATTAATCTCCACTCTCAGGACTGTATCTTCCCTGAGCAAAAACAGAGAGCTGATCGCCCTTTTGGCTGGCGGGATAAGCCTTCAACAGTTGATGCGGCCTTTCCTTATGATCGGCATTTTCCTCTCTCTGCTCTTGACTCTCAACCAAGAGTTTTTCTATCCAAGAGCGGTAAAGGAACTTAGGTTGATAGAAGCGAAGAAAAAACTGGTCAGCAAAAAAAGAAAAGAACCGGCAGGCGCCGTTAAGAGCGTCCAACTGCAAGATGGATCGACATTGCTCTATTCCTCGTTCGACCCGGAAGAGGGTTCCCTCGGGGATGTCTACTGGATCAGAAGTATCGATGACATCTATAGAATCCAGACACTGAAGATGAGAGGCTCAGTCATATCAGGGCTCCAAGTCGAACACTTTGTCCGAAAAGAGGGTAAGCTCTTACTGAGCTCACAAGAGAGGGAAGAAAAATTTGCCTCCATGGAGATACCGGACAACTTCATTCTGGATACGTTTATTGAGAAAGAGGAGCTACCCTTATCAGACTTGCTGAGTGTTGCTCCCTCCCCTTTTCAGTGCACCTCAGATAAAGAGTGCGCTTTGATGACAACCCTTTTACATCGCCTGATCCTGCCTTGGATCGCTCTCTTTGCGGTATTGGCCCCTCTCCCCTTCCTGATCAGACACACAAGAAGCCAGCCGATGTTTTTACTATTTGGCTTTTCCATTTTCTTTTTAGTTTTCACATTTCTCTTGTTTGAAGCGGCCTCCATCCTCGGAAGGAGACAAGCCCTGACCCCCGTTGAGGCCATAGTGGTTCCCTTCGGGATCCTTCTCTCCCTCATTTTATACCGGCACTTTTCACTTCGTTAA
- the alr gene encoding alanine racemase translates to MFRLFMKGTIPMQTLQNTTSSLLRAPATLLLNLPKVSSNIIKLESLLPPNGRLMAMIKAFGYGFDDWQLSNALEDLGIEIFGVAYPQEAVALRNKGMKKDVFVIHATPDQAECIVDFNLEVAVSTPGEVDSLQEAAKKRGRTVKVHLHINTGMTRFGACPRESLYLARHIMQSSSLKLSGIMTHFPSADDEEQDAFTLSQIKTIEDIVEALYAEGIDVPWIHGANSAGLLRLAPKRFNMARVGLSIFGVSNSEGMRKRITLDPAVSLYSHLVHIHDCRQGDTVGYNRDYIVKKNHERIGVISCGYHDGLPRSLSGKGYVYIQGKRAPYVGRICMDYMMVDLTDIPEAVIGDDVLLFGGEDSTLIPVELFSSWAGTISHEIFCRISGRVKRAYVPLPETNNTTWSY, encoded by the coding sequence ATGTTCCGCCTGTTCATGAAGGGAACTATCCCCATGCAAACACTCCAAAACACTACTTCCTCCCTTTTGAGAGCCCCGGCTACGCTTCTTCTTAACCTGCCAAAAGTTTCCTCCAACATCATTAAACTCGAATCACTGCTTCCCCCCAACGGCCGCCTGATGGCTATGATCAAAGCGTTTGGTTATGGCTTTGACGACTGGCAGCTTTCTAATGCTCTTGAGGATTTAGGAATTGAAATCTTCGGTGTTGCCTATCCTCAAGAGGCTGTAGCACTGCGCAATAAGGGGATGAAAAAAGATGTTTTTGTCATCCATGCCACACCCGATCAGGCAGAGTGCATCGTCGACTTCAATCTTGAAGTCGCTGTCAGCACACCCGGAGAAGTAGACAGCCTGCAGGAGGCAGCTAAAAAAAGAGGCAGAACTGTCAAAGTCCATCTGCACATTAACACAGGAATGACAAGGTTCGGCGCCTGTCCCAGGGAAAGTCTCTATCTTGCCCGTCACATCATGCAGAGCTCCTCTCTAAAACTCTCAGGAATCATGACCCATTTTCCATCCGCGGACGATGAGGAGCAAGACGCATTCACTCTTTCTCAGATCAAAACAATTGAAGACATCGTTGAAGCACTGTATGCGGAAGGAATCGACGTGCCCTGGATCCACGGCGCCAACTCCGCCGGCCTGCTCCGTCTTGCACCAAAACGTTTCAACATGGCACGCGTCGGCCTGTCTATTTTCGGAGTCTCAAATAGCGAAGGGATGCGTAAACGCATTACCTTAGACCCCGCTGTGTCACTCTACAGCCACCTGGTGCATATCCATGACTGCCGCCAAGGCGACACAGTAGGGTACAACCGGGACTATATTGTCAAAAAAAACCACGAACGGATCGGAGTCATCTCCTGCGGTTACCATGACGGACTTCCTCGTTCTCTCTCCGGTAAGGGGTATGTCTACATCCAAGGTAAAAGAGCGCCCTACGTCGGGCGGATCTGCATGGACTACATGATGGTAGATCTGACGGACATACCGGAAGCTGTTATCGGAGACGACGTTCTTTTGTTCGGGGGCGAAGATTCGACTTTAATTCCCGTAGAACTATTCTCTTCCTGGGCAGGAACTATCTCCCATGAAATATTCTGCCGCATCTCGGGAAGAGTCAAAAGAGCCTATGTTCCTCTGCCTGAAACAAA